The Candidatus Hydrogenedens sp. nucleotide sequence TTACCTTCTAAATCCGAAGCAGTAGCACCAGAAACTACAAAATTACAGCATGTCACAATGCTGATAACAACAAAACAGAGCCATTTATATTTACCACCCATAAAAAACTCCTTCATGTTTTGATTATTTTGACAGAAAAGCCTTAAACTAAGTTTCGTGATAAAATATAAGTATAATTTAACATTTTAACAGAAAGGAATATCTTATGGTGCAGTGGTTTGATAATCAAGTGGTAATAGTTACGGGAGCAGGTAGAGGTATTGGCTTTTCCACAGCCAAGCTGTTCGCCCAGTTTGGTGCTAAAGTGGTAATAAACGATTATGACACTGCTTGTGCAGATAATGCGGCAAGTGAATTAAAAAATGCTGGTTATCAAGTATTATCCGTACCAGGTGATGTTACTGACCCACAATATCCAGATTTGTTAATGAAAAAAACAGTTGAAGAGTTTGGAAAGATTAATGTCATCGTAAATAATGCAGGCTACACATGGGACGGTATGATACATAAAATGAGCGATAAACAATTTATGGCAATGTTAGAAATCCATAACGTCGCACCGTTCCGCATCATTCGTTCTTCTGCTCCATATATGCGTGAAGTTGCAAAACAAGAAAAAGCAGAAGGTAAAACCCCAGAACCGAGAAGCATAATCAATGTGTCTTCTCTATCAGGATTGCATGGCAATGTAGGTCAGGCAAATTACAGCACTGCCAAAAGTGGAATTGTTGGGTTAACAAAAACCATCGCTAAAGAATGGGGTCCTTTCGGAATTCGTTGTAATGCAGTGGCATTCGGATTTATCGAGACACGACTGACCCAAGACCAAGAAACAGGAGAGCAAATAGAGGTAGAAGGTGAAAAAGTACAGTTAGGAATTCCTGCTCACATGAAAGGGATGATAACCATGCTTATTCCTTTAGGTCGACCAGGCACACCAGACGAAGCAGCTGGTCCCATTGTATTCCTCGCTTCACCCCTTGCCTCATACATTACAGGTATTTGCTTAGAAGTTACAGGTGGATTACAAGTCTAATTTATGAAACCCCGAAATGACATACAGCTTGTCCGAACAATACCCGAACGGTGTAGGATCTGCTATACCTGCGTCCGCGAATGCCCCGCAAAAGCAATACGGGTAGTCCATGGACAAGCAGAAGTCATTCCAGAACGTTGTATTGGCTGTGGAAATTGCGTTAAGGTTTGCAGTCAAAAGGCTAAAGAAATATACAGCCCTATTGACGAGGTTATGCAAGTACTTAAAAACAAACAGCCCACCATCGCTTTATTAGCACCAAGTTTTCCCGCAGAATTTTCAGACTGTTCGCCATATCAGGTTTGTGGAGCATTAAAACAACTTGGATTTACTTATGTAGTAGAAGTTGGTGCAGGTGCAGACCTTGTATCACGAGCGTATCGAAATCTTTTATCAGAAAATCCAGGACGTTCCTATATTGCCACAACATGCCCCGCCGTAGTTGCATATGTAGAACGATATTTCCCTCAATTAGTTCCTTTTTTGGCTCCAGTTGTTTCTCCTATGGTGGCAACTGCAAGAGCGACACGACGAATGTATGGAAAATGCTTCTTTGTCGTATTTATTGGTCCCTGCATTGCAAAGAAAGGTGAGGCACAATCCGAATCACTTGCTAATGAGGTAAATGAAGTTCTAACCTTTGCAGAAATGAGACAGATTCTTGATATAGCACTTCCAAATTGGAAAATAGACTCTAAAGAGATTCCCTTTGACCCTCCTATCTCCGGCCCTGGGAGCCTCTTTCCTATTAGCCGTGGCTTAATACAGTCCGCATCAATTCCAGAAGATTTAACAACGGGCAATGTAATTGTCGCAGAAGGCAGGTCAGACTTTGTCGAGGCGATTCGCGAGTTTGATGAAGGACATTGCCGACCCCATCTATTAGAAATATTAGCCTGTGAAGGTTGTATCATGGGACCTGGCTATTCACAAAAAGCAACACTATATAGAAGGCGTTCCTATGTAAGCCAGTATGTGCAAAATAAATTAAAACATATTGACTGGCAGTTATGGCGACAACAAATGGCTCTTCTGGCTCAAATTGAAATGTCCCGCAAATATATCCCCTATGAACAACATTCACCACAACCAACATCTGCCCAAATTGAAGAGATTATGCATACCTTAGGCAAGTTTAAGCCAGAGGATGAATTAAATTGTGGAGCGTGTGGTTATGATACTTGTTTAGAACACGCAATAGCGATTTATAATGGACTTGCTCAGACAGAAATGTGTTTACCCTTTACCATTCAGAGATTAAGAGAAACAATACAAAATTTGGCAGAATCAAACAAAAAATTAGAAAAAACACAAGAAAACCTTATGCAAGCTGAAAAATTAGCAAGTGTCGGCCAGCTCGCTGCAGGTATTGCTCATGAACTTAACAATCCATTAGGCGTATTGCTCATGTATGCACATCTACTTCTGGATGAACATGGTATTGATGAGTCTCTGAAAGAAGACCTAAAAATGATTGTAACACAAGCAGACCGTTGTAAACGGATTGTTTCTGGACTACTACATTTTGCAAGACAAAATAAGATTAACATTGAAACAACAAATGTGCCAAGACTTATTGAACATGCATGTAAATTGGTTATTATCCCGCCAGAAATTAATGTTAAAATAGCTGACCACATGAAAAATCCAACAGCAGAATTAGACAAAGACCAAATCATTCAAGTCTTAACCAATTTAATCACGAACGCAGTACAGGCAATGCCCCATGGTGGCACCTTAACACTCATAACAGAAGATTCACCAGATGAAATATATATCACAGTAGAAGATACAGGGACAGGTATCCCAAAAGAAAATGTAACCAAAATATTTGAGCCTTTCTTTACAACAAAAGAAATGGGGAAAGGCACAGGAATGGGGCTTGCCATTACTTACGGCATTGTGAAAATGCACCGTGGGCAAATTACCGTAGAATCAAATGACAATCCTAAAGATGGCCCAACAGGAACAAAATTCTATATTTCACTTCCAAGGTATGCTACGCCCGCAAATGAAGTTAAAGAGATGGATATGAAAGATTGGTTAGAGGCACAAGAAGTTATAGAAAATTCACAAAATACTGCTACGTAATATAAACAGAGGATGTGCTTTATGAGAGAAGAAACTTTCAATGTATTAGTTGTAGATGATGAACCTGGAATACGTATTGGAGTTGCCCGCGTCCTCCAGAATTTTTCTATTGAATTAACAGAAGTAGATTGTAAAGTATCTTTCACTGTAGATACGGTAAACAGTGCGGAAGAAGCCATCGAAAAAATTAAAACAAAGCCACCACATATCCTTCTGTTAGACAATAAACTACCTGGAATGAGCGGTTTAGAAGCGTTAGAAAAAATTGTTGCAATGAAATTATTAGAAACATATACAGTCATTATTACTGCTTACGCTTCTATCGAAACGGCTGTTAAAGCAACCAAACATGGTGCCTACGACTTCCTTCCAAAACCGTTTACCCCAACAGACCTTAAAAGCACAATACATAAAGTAGTAAAACAACTCATTATAGAAAGAAAAGCAAGAGAACTGGAAGAAGAGAAAAAACGGATGCGTTTTGAGTTTATCTCATTACTTGCACATGAACTCAAAGCACCCTTAAATGCTGTAGATGGTTACCTCCGAATATTAAAAGATATGAACATGAATGATAATCCTCAATTGTGCCAAGACCTTTTAGAACGTTGTCTCATTCGTAACGACTATATGCGGAAAATGATTAATGACCTCCTTGATCTAACACGCATAGAGTCAGGACAGAAAAAGAGGGATATTACGGAGGTCAATTTAAATGAACTGGCAAAATTAGCCATTGAAACCTCTTTAGTTGAGGCACAAAAACGAAACATTACCATAACACTTCATGCTGAAGAGCCCGTCATAATACGTGCTGACCGTGATGAAATGATTATTATTCTAAATAACCTCATCTCGAACGCAGTCAAATATAACAAAGACAATGGGAAAGTAGATATCTATCTTCAAAAGGAACATAATAAAATTATTATTAAAGTTTCCGACACTGGTATAGGAATGACCCCCGAAGAATGTGCAAAGCTATTCCAGGACTTTGTGCGGATACGCAACAAAAAAACGGAATCTATTTTAGGAAGTGGATTAGGTTTGTCCACAGTTAAAAAACTTGCTCAAATTTATGGTGGCGATGTTTCGGTTCATAGTGTTCCTGATGAAGGAAGTACCTTCACAGTAGAACTCTGCGATTACCTTGAAAAAGATGCAAACCCTTCCTAACCCTGTTAGTCCATAACTCACCCTGTCCGATGCGTCCGACCCGTCCTACGTATCCGACCACCCTAACAATTAACCATTCGTATTTAAGCCTAACAATTTACTATTATTTAAATAATATTTATAAGTGAGGTTATTAATGAAGCATTTAATTTATTATTCATTAGTATTGTTAGTATTGGCTCTACCTTTGCTAAACATCTCTTGTAATGCTTACTTTGAAAGCAAGAAGAAAGTAGACGATAAAATGCTCTCCGAAGAAGAACGAGATGTATTAATGAAACATTCACCATCAAATGTTGACAATACGAATCTAAAGAAAAATATCGGTGATATAGAAAATGATTTACACTTCCTATTATGCATCCCTTCCTCAAAAGTACCCTCAAATGCAAATATACAAAAAGAAGAAGGGAGCCATGGAAAAGTATCACGGATGGAAGTGAAAATAACATCCCCATACCCTAAAGAAATGTTTGTAGAGTTGAGTATCTTGCCACGTGGCACTATTGACTATAAAAAATACCCTGTTCGAGTTGATGGTAAAATTATACGTGATGGAGAGACAATTAATGAATTCAAGACCGTGATTACTGCGTTAGAGAGTAAAGCTATACCAGTCCCGATGGACAACATGTATCCCTTACGATTTGAAGTAAAGTTATGGGATACAGAGCCAGAAGGAGATTCAACAATGCTTTTGTATGCACAAGCAAAATTGTCTTTATATTCGCCAGAAATAGACCCCAATACAATCTATCAAGATAAAGGGGACTTGAAGCCAATAGAGGAAACAGAAGTATTAAGTAATCCACTAAGGATAACATTAATGAAAGGCAAATAAAATGAACATTGTTTGTGTAGGTGCTCACCCAGACGATGCAGAATGGTATGCTGGTGGAAGCATGGTATATTGGGTAGAGAAAGGACATACCGTTTACGCCGTTTCTGTTACGAACGGCGATATTGGACACCATATTATAGAGCCCGAAGAATTAGCCCAAATACGACGTATAGAAGCCCAAGAATCCGCCAAAAGAGGGGGGTATAAATCCATTATCCTGGATTTTCCCGACGGTTCATTAATGCCATCATTAGAAGCACGCAAAACCCTTGTTAAACTATTGCGTGAATTAAAGGCAGATGTAGTTTTGACACATCGCCCCGTTGATTATCATCCCGACCATAGGGCATGTGGTATTCTTATACAGGATTCAGCCTTCCTTGTAACTGTGCCCCATTTTTGTCCTGAAACACCCTCTCTAAAACAAAGTCCAATCTGTCTTTATATGATGGATATCTTTCGTAAACCACTACCATTTACTCCAGACTTCGCTGTTGATATTACAAATATAATAAATAAAAAATGGGAATTACTCGATGCAATGACGTCACAAATGTATGAATGGCTCCCTTGGTTAGATGGTCAAATAGAATCAGTTCCCAATAACCCCGAAGAAAGAAAAAAATGGCTCATGGAGAGATGGGACGCTCTGTTTAGAATGCCATCTATCTACTATCGTTCGCTGTTTGAGAATGAATTGAATCAATATAAAGAATCCTTT carries:
- a CDS encoding SDR family oxidoreductase; this encodes MVQWFDNQVVIVTGAGRGIGFSTAKLFAQFGAKVVINDYDTACADNAASELKNAGYQVLSVPGDVTDPQYPDLLMKKTVEEFGKINVIVNNAGYTWDGMIHKMSDKQFMAMLEIHNVAPFRIIRSSAPYMREVAKQEKAEGKTPEPRSIINVSSLSGLHGNVGQANYSTAKSGIVGLTKTIAKEWGPFGIRCNAVAFGFIETRLTQDQETGEQIEVEGEKVQLGIPAHMKGMITMLIPLGRPGTPDEAAGPIVFLASPLASYITGICLEVTGGLQV
- a CDS encoding ATP-binding protein produces the protein MREETFNVLVVDDEPGIRIGVARVLQNFSIELTEVDCKVSFTVDTVNSAEEAIEKIKTKPPHILLLDNKLPGMSGLEALEKIVAMKLLETYTVIITAYASIETAVKATKHGAYDFLPKPFTPTDLKSTIHKVVKQLIIERKARELEEEKKRMRFEFISLLAHELKAPLNAVDGYLRILKDMNMNDNPQLCQDLLERCLIRNDYMRKMINDLLDLTRIESGQKKRDITEVNLNELAKLAIETSLVEAQKRNITITLHAEEPVIIRADRDEMIIILNNLISNAVKYNKDNGKVDIYLQKEHNKIIIKVSDTGIGMTPEECAKLFQDFVRIRNKKTESILGSGLGLSTVKKLAQIYGGDVSVHSVPDEGSTFTVELCDYLEKDANPS
- a CDS encoding PIG-L family deacetylase, with protein sequence MNIVCVGAHPDDAEWYAGGSMVYWVEKGHTVYAVSVTNGDIGHHIIEPEELAQIRRIEAQESAKRGGYKSIILDFPDGSLMPSLEARKTLVKLLRELKADVVLTHRPVDYHPDHRACGILIQDSAFLVTVPHFCPETPSLKQSPICLYMMDIFRKPLPFTPDFAVDITNIINKKWELLDAMTSQMYEWLPWLDGQIESVPNNPEERKKWLMERWDALFRMPSIYYRSLFENELNQYKESFEYVEFFEQCEYGRPPARTELESLFTLIRQGQDRLI
- a CDS encoding [Fe-Fe] hydrogenase large subunit C-terminal domain-containing protein, with protein sequence MKPRNDIQLVRTIPERCRICYTCVRECPAKAIRVVHGQAEVIPERCIGCGNCVKVCSQKAKEIYSPIDEVMQVLKNKQPTIALLAPSFPAEFSDCSPYQVCGALKQLGFTYVVEVGAGADLVSRAYRNLLSENPGRSYIATTCPAVVAYVERYFPQLVPFLAPVVSPMVATARATRRMYGKCFFVVFIGPCIAKKGEAQSESLANEVNEVLTFAEMRQILDIALPNWKIDSKEIPFDPPISGPGSLFPISRGLIQSASIPEDLTTGNVIVAEGRSDFVEAIREFDEGHCRPHLLEILACEGCIMGPGYSQKATLYRRRSYVSQYVQNKLKHIDWQLWRQQMALLAQIEMSRKYIPYEQHSPQPTSAQIEEIMHTLGKFKPEDELNCGACGYDTCLEHAIAIYNGLAQTEMCLPFTIQRLRETIQNLAESNKKLEKTQENLMQAEKLASVGQLAAGIAHELNNPLGVLLMYAHLLLDEHGIDESLKEDLKMIVTQADRCKRIVSGLLHFARQNKINIETTNVPRLIEHACKLVIIPPEINVKIADHMKNPTAELDKDQIIQVLTNLITNAVQAMPHGGTLTLITEDSPDEIYITVEDTGTGIPKENVTKIFEPFFTTKEMGKGTGMGLAITYGIVKMHRGQITVESNDNPKDGPTGTKFYISLPRYATPANEVKEMDMKDWLEAQEVIENSQNTAT